In the genome of Persephonella sp. KM09-Lau-8, one region contains:
- a CDS encoding ATP-binding cassette domain-containing protein: MKIQLKKELSGTEGKFLLDIDISIKESSFITIFGKSGAGKTTILRAIAGLAEVEGFIQVKNTVWLDSNKGINLPPQNRKVGFVFQDYALFPNMTVEENIKFAMDKEDKAFLEHLLELTELSGIKNRKPESLSGGQKQRVALARAVARKPDVLLLDEPLSALDMDMRRKLQEELIKIHNEFNLTTIMVSHDFSEIFRLSEKVFVLENGKIIKSGAPDEIFIQERISGKFRFSGEIIQIKQDETIYIVSVLVGNNVVRVIADPDEIEGLKIGDKVVVVSKAFNPFILKV; this comes from the coding sequence ATGAAAATTCAACTTAAAAAAGAACTTTCAGGGACAGAAGGAAAGTTTTTACTGGATATTGATATCTCCATAAAAGAAAGTAGTTTTATCACTATTTTTGGAAAATCTGGAGCAGGAAAAACAACAATTTTGAGAGCAATCGCTGGACTTGCAGAGGTAGAAGGTTTTATACAGGTTAAAAATACCGTCTGGCTTGATAGCAATAAAGGTATAAATCTTCCGCCCCAGAATAGAAAAGTTGGTTTTGTTTTTCAGGATTATGCTTTGTTTCCAAATATGACTGTTGAAGAAAATATTAAATTTGCTATGGATAAAGAAGATAAAGCTTTTCTTGAGCATTTACTTGAGCTAACAGAGCTTTCAGGAATAAAAAATAGAAAACCAGAAAGCCTCTCAGGTGGGCAAAAACAACGGGTAGCCCTTGCAAGAGCAGTTGCAAGAAAACCTGATGTTTTACTTCTGGACGAGCCATTATCAGCACTTGATATGGATATGAGAAGAAAACTTCAGGAAGAACTTATAAAAATTCATAATGAGTTTAATCTCACAACAATTATGGTCAGCCATGACTTTTCAGAGATATTCCGTTTATCAGAGAAAGTTTTTGTTCTTGAAAATGGCAAAATAATTAAATCCGGTGCTCCTGATGAGATATTTATTCAGGAAAGGATAAGCGGAAAATTTAGATTTTCAGGGGAAATTATTCAGATAAAACAAGATGAAACTATCTATATAGTATCTGTTTTAGTTGGAAATAATGTGGTCAGGGTCATTGCAGACCCTGATGAGATAGAAGGTTTAAAAATAGGCGATAAAGTGGTAGTTGTATCAAAAGCATTTAATCCATTTATCCTAAAGGTATAA
- a CDS encoding cytochrome c biogenesis protein CcdA — protein MVESVSIGAAFLAGIIAFLSPCVLPIIPGYIAYISGVSAAQISANENRKIDWNVVYSAIAFVIGFSIVFTALGAASTFIGQLLQEYKLIISKIAAVLVILLGVHFTGVFQSKRAKEWLFAIFGISIVLYGYGYLRTKDFLNDFWLLPVIAIALLIFYFTGAYQILYQQKTTEVKRKPAGIIGAFIVGVAFAFGWTPCIGPVLGAILLYASQQETVMQGVVLLFAFSMGLGIPFILTAMAINQFFRFFNFMRKYFLVIEIVGGLLLIFVGILLLTNSLEAISSFIPLG, from the coding sequence ATGGTTGAAAGTGTTTCCATAGGAGCTGCTTTTCTGGCAGGGATAATTGCATTTTTATCTCCCTGTGTTCTTCCTATTATTCCCGGTTATATAGCCTATATTTCCGGTGTATCAGCAGCTCAGATAAGTGCAAATGAAAACAGAAAAATAGACTGGAATGTTGTTTACTCTGCTATAGCATTTGTTATTGGGTTCTCTATAGTGTTCACTGCTCTGGGGGCTGCTTCTACGTTTATCGGTCAGCTTTTGCAGGAATATAAGCTTATTATTTCCAAAATTGCAGCTGTCCTGGTGATACTTCTTGGTGTTCATTTTACAGGAGTATTCCAGTCAAAAAGGGCAAAAGAGTGGTTATTTGCAATATTTGGAATTTCCATTGTTTTGTATGGATATGGATACCTCAGAACAAAGGATTTTCTGAATGATTTCTGGCTCCTACCTGTAATAGCAATAGCTTTGCTAATCTTTTACTTTACAGGTGCATATCAAATTTTATACCAGCAAAAAACCACAGAGGTTAAAAGAAAACCTGCAGGTATTATAGGAGCATTTATTGTAGGTGTTGCTTTTGCTTTTGGCTGGACACCGTGTATTGGACCTGTTTTAGGGGCAATTCTGCTTTATGCTTCTCAGCAGGAAACAGTTATGCAAGGAGTTGTTTTGCTTTTTGCATTCTCAATGGGACTGGGAATTCCTTTTATACTGACGGCAATGGCTATTAATCAGTTTTTCAGATTTTTCAATTTTATGAGGAAGTATTTCCTTGTTATTGAGATAGTTGGCGGACTACTTCTGATATTCGTTGGAATACTTCTACTAACTAACTCCCTTGAGGCAATAAGTTCTTTTATACCTTTAGGATAA
- a CDS encoding TlpA disulfide reductase family protein, with amino-acid sequence MYKKITLGLLITAFIVGISFSKGVKPYNFSLKDENGKVITLESLKGNVVYLVFWTTTCGSCKEELPVVNRLYKKYKDKGVKFYAVVLDTKDLREIKKVKEDLNIQIPVLIGNRYVKSKYRVYGVPVTYILRKDLSIGKILYGTNDEKYLESLIQKFLKEKRDG; translated from the coding sequence ATGTATAAAAAGATTACTCTGGGACTGCTTATAACTGCTTTTATAGTAGGAATTTCTTTTTCAAAAGGAGTAAAACCCTATAATTTTTCCTTAAAAGATGAAAATGGTAAAGTTATAACACTGGAAAGTCTAAAAGGAAATGTTGTTTATCTTGTATTCTGGACTACAACCTGTGGCTCCTGTAAAGAAGAATTACCGGTAGTAAACAGGTTATACAAAAAATATAAAGATAAAGGTGTAAAATTTTATGCAGTGGTGTTGGATACTAAGGATTTAAGGGAAATAAAAAAAGTTAAAGAAGATTTAAATATACAAATTCCTGTGCTAATCGGAAATAGATATGTGAAGTCTAAATATAGAGTGTATGGCGTGCCTGTAACATATATCTTACGAAAGGATTTAAGTATAGGAAAAATTCTGTATGGCACTAATGATGAGAAATATCTTGAAAGCCTGATACAAAAATTCCTTAAGGAGAAAAGAGATGGTTGA
- a CDS encoding succinate dehydrogenase/fumarate reductase iron-sulfur subunit — MEKITLKIQRFDGNKQWIDEYQVDIDDRTTIIEALMKIHDTQDPSLSFRVQCRAAICGTCGVKVNNEKHVLACKTKIKEHLQNGEILIQPLSNMPVIKDLVVDHKEFLDKLKDAKAWFEPQEEFQPVYPEDLQKFDKETDCILCGICYSICPAFEMDKDFGGPINFVKIFRFWKDKNDALKDQRIVIADQNHITSCVHCKYCTFSCPKQIPVEQDIMQIEFYGKQKGIIKQQQEGFGGFSTPFGF, encoded by the coding sequence ATGGAAAAGATAACGCTAAAAATCCAGAGATTTGACGGCAACAAACAGTGGATAGATGAATATCAGGTTGATATAGATGATAGAACCACAATTATAGAAGCCTTAATGAAAATACATGATACACAAGACCCATCTCTTTCTTTCAGGGTTCAATGCAGGGCTGCAATATGCGGAACCTGCGGAGTAAAAGTAAATAATGAAAAGCATGTTCTCGCCTGCAAAACAAAAATAAAAGAACACCTACAAAATGGAGAAATATTAATCCAGCCCCTTTCAAATATGCCTGTTATAAAAGACCTTGTTGTTGACCATAAAGAGTTTTTAGATAAGTTAAAGGATGCAAAAGCATGGTTTGAACCCCAAGAAGAATTCCAGCCTGTATATCCAGAGGACTTACAGAAATTTGATAAGGAAACTGATTGTATTCTTTGTGGTATTTGTTATTCAATTTGTCCGGCATTTGAGATGGATAAAGATTTTGGAGGTCCAATAAATTTTGTTAAGATTTTCCGTTTCTGGAAAGATAAGAATGATGCTTTAAAAGACCAGCGTATAGTAATTGCAGACCAGAACCATATAACAAGCTGTGTCCATTGTAAATACTGCACATTCTCCTGTCCAAAACAAATTCCAGTTGAACAGGATATAATGCAGATTGAGTTTTACGGCAAGCAAAAAGGTATTATAAAGCAGCAACAGGAAGGTTTCGGCGGATTTTCTACACCTTTTGGGTTTTAA
- a CDS encoding AI-2E family transporter, with protein MNFNEQIGNFFFFGFLSFLLFLGYLLFEPFLNVIILSILITIIFYNPYIKLKKKLKSETVASLLMTFIILIFIIIPSIVLIAFFVDQIVAVYPKALEFISKYKNIDQIVREIPVVSHAYNIVMDALKSLNINVDLSDALKNIINQFVSFIIEQGKGLFLNVTLLIIGIVMMIISIFFLFKDGDALYNRIYNIIPLPDKDKNFLVSKSYRAIQGVVLGSVLTAIAQGILSFIGYFALGLEMSYFWAFITFLAAFIPIGGASLVWVPVAIYTLFSKGFITAFLFALYGTFVISTIDNIIKPVVIGDKTNIHPMILVFAILGGLKLFGFIGLFLAPIIVVMIDNMLLLFKEKYITNN; from the coding sequence TTGAATTTTAATGAGCAGATAGGAAACTTTTTCTTTTTTGGTTTCCTATCTTTTTTACTTTTTTTAGGATATCTTCTTTTTGAGCCTTTCTTAAATGTTATTATTCTGTCTATTCTCATCACTATTATCTTTTATAATCCATACATAAAACTGAAAAAAAAGCTTAAAAGTGAAACTGTAGCTTCTCTTTTAATGACATTCATAATTTTGATTTTTATAATCATTCCATCTATTGTTTTAATTGCTTTCTTTGTTGACCAGATTGTTGCTGTTTATCCAAAAGCACTTGAATTTATCTCAAAATACAAAAATATTGACCAGATTGTCAGGGAAATTCCTGTCGTTTCCCATGCTTATAACATAGTAATGGATGCCCTTAAATCTTTAAATATCAATGTTGATTTAAGTGACGCATTAAAAAATATAATCAATCAATTTGTTTCCTTTATTATTGAGCAGGGAAAAGGATTGTTTCTGAACGTAACTCTTCTGATTATAGGTATTGTTATGATGATTATTTCTATATTCTTCCTGTTCAAAGATGGAGATGCCCTTTATAACCGTATATACAATATAATTCCTCTGCCTGATAAGGATAAAAATTTTCTGGTATCCAAAAGCTACAGGGCAATTCAGGGGGTTGTTTTAGGTTCTGTTTTAACTGCTATAGCTCAAGGGATTTTGTCCTTTATTGGATATTTTGCTCTTGGTCTGGAAATGAGTTATTTTTGGGCTTTTATCACTTTTCTGGCAGCATTTATTCCAATAGGTGGTGCTTCTCTTGTATGGGTACCTGTGGCTATTTATACTCTGTTTTCAAAGGGCTTTATAACAGCATTCTTATTTGCCCTATACGGAACATTTGTGATAAGCACCATAGATAATATAATCAAGCCTGTTGTTATCGGTGATAAAACAAACATTCATCCCATGATACTGGTTTTTGCTATACTGGGAGGCCTAAAACTATTTGGTTTTATTGGACTATTCCTTGCTCCTATTATCGTCGTGATGATAGATAATATGCTTCTTCTTTTTAAAGAGAAATACATAACCAATAATTAA
- a CDS encoding 2-amino-3,7-dideoxy-D-threo-hept-6-ulosonate synthase — protein sequence MGIGKRVRLERIMNRDTGKTVIVPMDHGVSSGPMKGLINIKETVEKIAEGGANAIILHKGIVEQGHRGKGKDVGLIIHMSASTDLSLRKNDKVLVCTVEEAIKLGADGVSIHVNIGAEDEKQMLKDFGAVSKACLEWQMPLVAMLYYRGPEVKNPFDPDAIAHIARLGAELGADIVKVPYTGDPESFRKVVEGCPVPVVIAGGPKVNSDRELLQMIYDAVVVAGCAGLSVGRNVFQHDDVAKITKALSKIVHENATVDEALKILES from the coding sequence TTGGGTATCGGTAAAAGGGTCAGACTGGAAAGAATAATGAACAGGGATACAGGGAAAACTGTTATTGTTCCTATGGATCATGGAGTTAGTTCAGGACCAATGAAAGGATTAATAAATATAAAAGAAACTGTTGAAAAAATAGCAGAAGGTGGAGCAAACGCAATAATTTTACATAAAGGTATTGTTGAACAGGGACACAGAGGAAAAGGAAAAGATGTTGGACTTATAATACACATGTCAGCATCAACAGACCTTTCCCTCCGTAAAAATGACAAAGTCCTTGTCTGCACAGTAGAAGAGGCTATAAAATTAGGTGCAGACGGGGTTTCTATACATGTGAATATCGGTGCAGAAGATGAAAAACAGATGTTAAAGGATTTTGGGGCTGTTTCTAAAGCCTGCCTTGAATGGCAGATGCCTCTTGTCGCAATGCTTTATTACAGGGGTCCAGAGGTTAAAAATCCATTTGACCCAGATGCAATAGCACATATAGCAAGACTTGGAGCAGAGCTGGGAGCAGATATCGTAAAAGTTCCATATACCGGAGACCCAGAAAGCTTTAGAAAAGTTGTTGAAGGCTGCCCTGTTCCTGTTGTTATTGCAGGGGGTCCAAAAGTAAACTCAGACAGAGAACTGCTCCAGATGATTTATGATGCTGTTGTGGTTGCAGGATGTGCAGGATTATCTGTAGGAAGAAATGTATTCCAGCATGATGATGTAGCAAAAATAACAAAAGCTCTTTCTAAAATTGTTCATGAAAATGCAACTGTTGATGAAGCATTAAAAATATTAGAAAGTTAA
- a CDS encoding lipopolysaccharide assembly protein LapA domain-containing protein yields MWNKIKLILWLIILLAVAYFVSMNTSPNVSVKILPTLQTPEIPLALIIIASIIIGAALIIIFAITDWIAYKIDKMKLSRNLKSAEKELAKCKQQLEEKDKKIEELKIELEVMKNKENITVKQEGEA; encoded by the coding sequence ATGTGGAATAAGATTAAATTAATACTATGGCTTATCATTCTATTGGCAGTAGCCTATTTCGTCTCTATGAACACATCCCCAAATGTGTCTGTTAAGATACTTCCGACACTTCAGACACCTGAAATACCTCTGGCTCTTATAATAATTGCCAGTATTATAATTGGAGCAGCATTAATTATCATTTTTGCCATCACAGACTGGATAGCTTACAAGATAGACAAAATGAAGTTAAGCAGAAATCTAAAAAGTGCAGAAAAGGAACTGGCAAAATGCAAACAACAGCTTGAAGAAAAAGATAAAAAGATAGAAGAACTTAAAATTGAACTTGAAGTAATGAAAAATAAAGAAAATATCACAGTTAAACAGGAAGGTGAAGCTTAA
- a CDS encoding HIT domain-containing protein: protein MERLYSPWRSQYIETYDKMEECFLCAAAKNPEEDEKRLVLYRGEKAFIIMNLYPYNAGHLMVAPYEHIGDYTALDKETLCEISQLTQLGIKALQKSLNPHGFNLGYNLGRVAGAGLEDHLHNHIVPRWNGDTNFMPVIGEVKVISQDLKDIYNKLKNAIEQLKGE from the coding sequence ATGGAAAGGCTTTACTCTCCGTGGAGGAGTCAGTATATAGAAACCTACGATAAGATGGAAGAATGTTTTTTATGTGCAGCTGCAAAAAATCCAGAAGAAGATGAAAAAAGACTGGTTCTATATAGAGGGGAAAAAGCATTTATCATAATGAATTTGTATCCCTATAATGCTGGTCATTTAATGGTTGCTCCTTATGAACATATAGGGGATTACACAGCCCTTGACAAAGAAACCCTTTGTGAGATATCACAGCTTACCCAACTTGGCATAAAAGCTTTACAAAAATCCTTAAATCCCCATGGATTTAATCTGGGATATAATCTTGGTAGGGTTGCCGGTGCTGGACTGGAAGACCATTTGCATAATCATATTGTCCCAAGATGGAATGGGGATACAAACTTTATGCCTGTTATTGGAGAAGTTAAAGTTATTTCACAGGATTTAAAAGATATTTATAACAAATTAAAAAATGCCATTGAGCAGTTAAAAGGAGAATAA
- the hslV gene encoding ATP-dependent protease subunit HslV has protein sequence MQKSRSTTILVVRKDGKTVMAGDGQVTLGHSVMKASAKKVRKLMDGKVVVGFAGAAADGLALMERLEEKLNKYRGNLLKAAVELAKDWRTDKFLRRLEAVLLAADKNNMFLISGNGDVIEPDEPVLATGSGGDFARSAALALYRNTDMSAREIVEQAMKIASEICIYTNDNFTIEEL, from the coding sequence ATGCAAAAAAGTAGAAGCACAACAATACTGGTAGTCAGAAAAGACGGAAAAACTGTAATGGCTGGTGATGGACAGGTTACCCTTGGTCATAGCGTTATGAAAGCCTCTGCCAAAAAGGTTAGAAAACTGATGGACGGCAAAGTGGTTGTTGGTTTTGCAGGAGCTGCAGCTGACGGACTGGCACTTATGGAAAGACTGGAAGAAAAACTGAATAAATACAGAGGAAATCTCCTGAAAGCTGCTGTTGAACTTGCAAAAGACTGGAGGACAGATAAATTTTTAAGGAGACTGGAAGCTGTTTTACTTGCTGCAGATAAAAATAATATGTTCTTGATTTCCGGTAACGGAGATGTTATTGAACCTGATGAGCCTGTCCTTGCCACAGGTTCAGGTGGAGATTTTGCAAGGTCTGCAGCACTTGCCCTTTATAGAAACACAGACATGTCTGCCAGAGAGATTGTTGAACAGGCAATGAAAATTGCCTCTGAGATATGTATTTATACAAATGATAACTTTACCATTGAAGAATTATAG
- a CDS encoding C40 family peptidase gives MKRLLAAAGVFLSATAFALDLNNSNIPEYSYAKERYKAVMLDDGIPAPKFQESIVEFAIGLLGIQYRFGGQSIWGMDCSAFVQKVYAMAGINLPRTARAQAQYGVFVNKEDLKPGDLLFFQTYARYPSHVGIYVGDGKMIHASSAGKRIIISSIHKPYYEKRFLFAKRIFLYDPKQIVGEKYAKK, from the coding sequence ATGAAGAGATTATTAGCTGCTGCCGGTGTTTTCCTTTCAGCCACAGCATTTGCACTGGATTTAAATAACAGCAATATTCCTGAATATTCTTACGCAAAAGAAAGATACAAAGCCGTTATGTTAGATGATGGCATTCCAGCTCCAAAATTTCAGGAAAGTATTGTTGAGTTTGCAATAGGTCTGCTTGGTATTCAATACAGATTCGGTGGTCAGTCTATCTGGGGAATGGACTGCTCGGCATTTGTTCAGAAAGTTTATGCAATGGCCGGTATAAACCTTCCAAGAACAGCAAGGGCACAGGCTCAATATGGTGTCTTTGTAAACAAAGAAGACCTTAAACCTGGAGACCTTTTATTTTTCCAGACCTATGCCAGATATCCATCCCACGTTGGAATATATGTTGGAGATGGAAAGATGATACACGCATCATCTGCAGGAAAAAGGATTATAATAAGCAGTATCCATAAACCTTATTATGAAAAAAGATTTCTATTTGCAAAAAGAATTTTCCTGTATGACCCTAAACAGATAGTAGGGGAAAAATATGCAAAAAAGTAG
- a CDS encoding RsmD family RNA methyltransferase: MKEKDLRPTSSKVRQALFNILYDVSGERFLDLFAGTGEIGITALKKGAEFVYFVEKNRKRAEEIKRKALKFSKNFKVVPVDALKFLKTYKDQPFDIIFADPPYNYKEYDKLIDMALKKLADGGVFILEHRSDKHFGADEERKYGDTVLSFWRK, translated from the coding sequence ATGAAAGAAAAGGACTTAAGACCTACATCTTCAAAAGTAAGACAGGCTCTCTTTAATATTCTGTATGATGTTTCTGGAGAAAGATTTTTAGACCTGTTTGCAGGGACAGGGGAGATAGGCATAACAGCTTTAAAAAAAGGTGCTGAGTTTGTTTATTTTGTTGAAAAAAACAGAAAAAGAGCAGAAGAGATAAAGAGAAAAGCATTAAAATTCTCAAAAAACTTTAAAGTAGTGCCTGTGGATGCCTTGAAATTCCTGAAAACATACAAAGACCAGCCATTTGATATTATTTTTGCCGACCCGCCTTATAACTACAAAGAATATGATAAATTAATAGATATGGCACTTAAAAAACTGGCTGATGGTGGGGTTTTTATTCTTGAACACAGAAGTGATAAACACTTTGGTGCAGATGAAGAAAGAAAATATGGGGATACAGTTTTGTCTTTCTGGAGAAAGTAG
- the coaD gene encoding pantetheine-phosphate adenylyltransferase yields MITKICVYPGTFDPVHYGHLDIVKRALNIFEYVVVAIATNPKKNPLFSVEERVEMFRKSVESFGKDRVIIEPFDGLLVNFMKKYDTKIIVRGVRLFTDFEYELQIAMTNYNLDQVETLFLMPSQELIHISSSIVKDVAAHHGDVSKMVHPYVEKKLEEKFL; encoded by the coding sequence ATGATAACAAAGATATGTGTATATCCAGGGACTTTTGACCCTGTTCATTATGGGCATCTGGATATAGTAAAAAGAGCTTTAAATATATTTGAGTATGTTGTGGTGGCTATAGCTACAAATCCAAAGAAGAATCCCCTTTTTTCAGTTGAAGAAAGGGTGGAAATGTTCAGAAAGTCTGTTGAGTCTTTTGGCAAAGACAGGGTAATTATTGAGCCTTTTGATGGGCTGCTGGTTAATTTTATGAAAAAGTATGATACGAAGATAATAGTCAGGGGAGTTCGCCTGTTTACTGATTTTGAGTATGAGCTTCAGATTGCAATGACAAACTATAATTTAGACCAGGTGGAAACTCTATTCCTTATGCCTTCCCAAGAACTGATTCATATAAGCTCTTCAATCGTAAAAGATGTGGCAGCCCACCATGGAGATGTGTCAAAAATGGTTCATCCTTATGTGGAGAAAAAATTAGAGGAGAAATTCCTGTGA
- the holA gene encoding DNA polymerase III subunit delta, which translates to MAEKSIVQLIKNFDLKELQPVVLVYGSEDFLKKQLVDKLKEKADVHIFWGDETTYSQVKEVFASSSLFSDGNIAVIFDFDAFLSKISKDEQKQLIDLVKNFSPPDRLFLISNKEKLPAKEPYKTIKSVADIVVSQKLTPKAFAISIKKKLEREGKEIDDETLKYLVSKLKNDLWYAKQEIEKLLLYASDKKQITKEDIDAAINPKIEENVFVFLDKFFAKDKDAVRIFRQLIETTHHPFEIQSLLLGQINRLLLFRTYIEKGKPTETAFSLMNVKHPAMKGSIQKQASKTTIRELIQLIKDLYQLEKNQKINYLDINSSLEEFILKRVLQ; encoded by the coding sequence ATGGCAGAAAAAAGTATTGTCCAGCTTATTAAAAATTTTGACCTTAAAGAGCTACAGCCTGTTGTCCTTGTTTACGGGAGTGAAGATTTTTTAAAAAAACAGCTTGTTGATAAACTAAAAGAAAAAGCAGATGTCCATATTTTCTGGGGAGATGAAACTACATATTCACAGGTAAAAGAGGTCTTTGCCAGTTCATCTCTGTTTTCAGATGGGAATATAGCTGTAATTTTTGATTTTGATGCATTTCTATCTAAAATCTCAAAAGATGAACAAAAGCAGTTAATAGATTTAGTTAAAAATTTTTCTCCGCCTGATAGGCTTTTTCTTATTTCAAATAAGGAAAAACTCCCTGCAAAAGAGCCTTACAAAACCATTAAATCTGTTGCAGATATCGTTGTATCCCAGAAATTAACCCCTAAAGCTTTTGCAATATCAATAAAAAAGAAGCTGGAAAGGGAAGGCAAAGAGATAGACGATGAAACATTAAAATATCTGGTATCAAAGCTAAAAAATGACCTTTGGTATGCAAAACAGGAGATAGAGAAACTCCTGCTCTATGCTTCCGATAAAAAGCAAATCACAAAAGAGGATATTGACGCAGCTATAAATCCAAAGATTGAGGAAAATGTCTTTGTTTTTCTGGATAAATTTTTTGCAAAGGATAAAGATGCAGTAAGAATATTCAGGCAACTGATAGAAACAACCCATCATCCCTTTGAGATACAATCATTACTGCTTGGACAGATAAACAGACTGCTGTTATTTAGAACATACATAGAAAAAGGAAAACCTACAGAAACAGCATTTTCTCTTATGAATGTGAAACATCCTGCAATGAAAGGAAGCATTCAAAAACAGGCTTCCAAAACAACAATTAGAGAACTAATCCAGCTAATAAAAGACCTTTACCAGCTGGAAAAAAACCAGAAAATAAACTATCTGGATATAAACAGCTCCCTTGAGGAATTTATATTAAAAAGAGTTCTGCAATGA
- the ruvB gene encoding Holliday junction branch migration DNA helicase RuvB — MNNETSFELGLRPKRLNEYIGQERIKQQIAVFIEAAKKKDGILDHVLISGPAGLGKTTLAQVIANELGKNIVFTSGPILEKKGDLAGILSSLEEGDILFIDEIHRLNPSVEEALYPAIEDFKLDIVIGKGNSSRSIRIDLSRFTLIGATTRTGMLTSPLISRFGIILNMEYYDNDSLAQIIKRSADILSIKITDEGAFEIAKRSRGTPRIANRLLKRVHDYAIVHGREIIDKEVADKALTFLGINEFGLDETDIKYLSALIEKFGGRPVGLTTISSAISESKNTIEEVIEPYLLREGYIQKTPKGRIPTEKAIKLISSL, encoded by the coding sequence ATGAACAATGAAACATCTTTTGAACTTGGCTTAAGACCTAAAAGGCTTAACGAGTATATAGGACAGGAAAGGATAAAACAGCAGATAGCTGTTTTTATAGAAGCAGCAAAGAAAAAAGATGGTATTTTAGACCATGTGCTAATTTCAGGTCCAGCCGGTCTGGGTAAAACCACACTGGCACAGGTTATAGCAAATGAGCTTGGGAAAAATATTGTTTTTACATCAGGGCCTATCCTTGAGAAAAAGGGAGATTTAGCCGGAATTTTATCCTCACTGGAAGAAGGGGATATTTTGTTTATAGATGAAATCCACAGGCTAAATCCTTCTGTTGAGGAGGCTTTATATCCGGCAATAGAGGACTTTAAACTGGATATTGTGATAGGAAAAGGAAACTCTTCACGGAGTATCAGAATAGACTTGAGCAGATTTACCCTTATTGGAGCTACAACACGGACAGGAATGCTAACCTCTCCCTTAATTTCCAGATTTGGAATAATTCTTAATATGGAATATTACGATAACGACTCTCTTGCACAGATAATAAAACGCTCTGCAGATATTCTTTCTATAAAAATCACCGATGAAGGAGCTTTTGAAATAGCAAAACGTTCCAGAGGAACTCCAAGAATAGCAAACAGATTGCTTAAAAGGGTTCATGATTATGCTATAGTCCACGGTAGAGAGATAATTGATAAAGAAGTTGCAGATAAAGCCCTGACCTTTTTGGGAATAAATGAGTTTGGTCTGGATGAAACAGATATAAAGTATCTATCGGCTCTGATTGAAAAGTTTGGCGGCAGACCTGTAGGCCTTACAACCATATCCTCAGCAATTTCAGAAAGCAAAAACACCATAGAAGAGGTAATAGAGCCTTATCTCCTTAGAGAAGGCTATATCCAGAAAACCCCAAAAGGCAGAATCCCCACCGAAAAGGCAATAAAACTAATTTCAAGTTTATGA